A single genomic interval of Syntrophus gentianae harbors:
- a CDS encoding ABC transporter ATP-binding protein, producing the protein MKRFHPFLQPYWKSALMAPLFMMLEVTCDLLQPTLMARIVDKGIAGGNTDLILGTGVLMTAVALIGVGGGLGCTFFACHASQNFGADLRAALFAKTQSFSFKNLDAFSTASLITRLTNDVTQVQNIVLAMLRLMVRAPLLCLGGILMAVALNPGLATILGVTLPLLALTLFLIIRSGFPLFSQVQQRLDRVNAVLRENLSGVRVIKAFVRSDYEIGRFGKANSDLADMTIRAGRRVGTTMPAMFALMNLSVVAVIWFGGLRVDSGNMQVGQVMAFITYVTQILFALMMVAFMTVMLTRAKASSDRIGEVLEAKVDISSPARPAGHRVQLGRIEFENVSFCYDGNGGVPALQGITFSASPGELIAVLGATGSGKSTLVNLIPRFYDVSSGRVLIDGVDVRDYGLDDLRQGIGMVFQESRLFSGTILENIRWGNPEASAAEIEQAARTAQAHEFISKFPNGYDTRLDQRGLNLSGGQKQRLSIARALLRKPRILLLDDAASALDPATEARLRKELRGLKETTCLMIAQRVASVLDADRLLLLDEGRLIGLGTHRQLMAECPLCREIFASQLGNGRLE; encoded by the coding sequence GTGAAGCGATTCCACCCTTTCCTTCAGCCTTACTGGAAATCCGCCCTGATGGCGCCGCTGTTCATGATGCTGGAGGTCACCTGTGACCTGCTGCAGCCGACCCTGATGGCCCGGATCGTGGATAAGGGCATTGCCGGCGGCAATACGGATCTCATCCTCGGGACCGGCGTGCTGATGACCGCCGTCGCTCTGATCGGCGTGGGTGGCGGCTTGGGCTGCACGTTTTTCGCCTGTCACGCATCGCAGAATTTCGGGGCGGATCTCCGGGCCGCGCTCTTTGCCAAGACCCAATCCTTTTCCTTTAAAAACCTCGATGCCTTCTCCACGGCCTCCCTGATCACCCGCCTGACCAATGATGTGACCCAGGTCCAGAACATCGTCCTGGCGATGCTGCGCCTGATGGTCCGCGCGCCTCTGCTCTGCCTCGGCGGGATTCTGATGGCCGTCGCCCTCAATCCCGGACTGGCGACGATTCTGGGCGTCACTCTGCCCTTGCTGGCGCTGACCCTCTTCCTCATCATCCGCTCCGGGTTCCCCCTCTTCTCCCAGGTGCAACAGCGCCTGGACCGCGTCAACGCCGTCCTGCGGGAAAACCTCTCCGGGGTCCGGGTCATCAAGGCCTTTGTCCGTTCCGACTATGAGATCGGCCGTTTCGGCAAAGCCAATTCGGACCTGGCCGATATGACCATCCGGGCCGGACGGAGAGTGGGCACAACGATGCCCGCCATGTTCGCCCTGATGAACCTGAGCGTGGTGGCGGTGATCTGGTTCGGCGGCCTCCGGGTCGACTCCGGGAACATGCAGGTCGGCCAGGTGATGGCTTTTATTACCTATGTGACGCAAATCCTCTTCGCCCTCATGATGGTCGCCTTCATGACCGTGATGCTCACCCGGGCCAAGGCCTCTTCCGACCGGATCGGGGAAGTGCTGGAGGCAAAGGTCGACATCTCCAGTCCGGCACGGCCGGCGGGGCACCGGGTCCAGTTGGGGCGGATCGAATTCGAAAACGTCTCCTTCTGTTATGATGGAAACGGCGGCGTTCCGGCGTTACAGGGGATCACCTTCAGTGCATCCCCCGGCGAGCTGATTGCCGTTCTCGGGGCGACCGGTTCCGGAAAATCCACCCTGGTGAACCTGATTCCCCGCTTTTACGATGTCTCTTCCGGCCGCGTCCTCATCGATGGCGTGGATGTCCGCGACTATGGCCTGGATGACCTGAGACAGGGGATCGGAATGGTTTTCCAGGAATCCCGCCTCTTTTCCGGAACGATCCTGGAAAATATCCGCTGGGGCAATCCGGAAGCCTCCGCAGCGGAGATTGAACAGGCCGCCCGAACCGCTCAGGCGCACGAATTCATCAGCAAATTCCCCAACGGCTATGACACCCGCCTTGATCAACGGGGGCTGAATCTCTCCGGCGGCCAGAAACAGCGTCTATCCATTGCCCGGGCGCTGCTGCGAAAGCCGCGGATCCTTCTTCTGGACGATGCCGCCAGCGCCCTGGATCCGGCGACGGAAGCACGCCTCCGCAAGGAACTGCGCGGGCTCAAAGAGACGACCTGTCTCATGATCGCCCAGCGGGTAGCCAGCGTTCTGGATGCCGACCGTCTTCTTCTGCTGGACGAGGGCCGGCTGATCGGTCTCGGGACGCATCGGCAACTGATGGCGGAGTGTCCCCTGTGCCGGGAAATCTTTGCCTCCCAGCTGGGAAACGGGAGACTCGAATGA